In Brevibacillus brevis NBRC 100599, a single genomic region encodes these proteins:
- the katG gene encoding catalase/peroxidase HPI, protein MDSMATANTGKCPFSHGSTTNHNPSATSNKHWWPNQLNLNILHQHDRKSNPMGEEFDYAEEFEKLDYQALKQDLYDLMTNSQDWWPADYGHYGPLFIRMAWHSAGTYRTGDGRGGAGTGTQRFAPLNSWPDNANLDKARRLLWPIKQKYGNKISWADLYILAGNAAIESMGGKTIGFGGGRADVWHPEEDIYWGAEKEWLGDNRYTGDRDLENPLAAVQMGLIYVNPEGPNGNPDPLASARDIRETFKRMGMNDEETVALVAGGHTFGKAHGAGDAALVGPEPEAAPLEAMGLGWQSTHGSGKGRDAITSGIEGAWTANPTQWDNGFFELLFGYEWELTKSPAGAHQWVAVNPADEHLAPDAEDASVRVPTMMTTADMALRMDPAYEKISRRYYENPEEFADAFATAWFKLTHRDMGPRSRYLGPEVPEEDFIWQDPVPAAEYELTDADVAELKTRILDSGLTVSELVTTSWASASTFRGSDMRGGSNGARIRLAPQKEWEVNEPKKLEKVLTILGVIQEDFGKKVSMADLIVLGGSAAVEKAAQDAGFDVTVPFAPGRGDATQEQTDAESFAVLEPIADGFRNYQKKQYRVSPADLLIDKAQLLNLTAPEMTALVGGMRVIGTNHGGTQHGVFTDRVGTLTNDFFVNLLDMGIQWKPVDGGVFEGRDSKTGEVVRTATAVDLVFGSNSVLRAIAEVYAQDDNKEKFVRDFIAAWVKVMNADRFDLK, encoded by the coding sequence ATGGACTCTATGGCAACCGCTAACACTGGAAAATGTCCGTTTTCGCATGGCAGTACTACGAATCACAACCCTAGTGCTACGTCGAACAAACACTGGTGGCCCAACCAGTTGAACTTGAACATCCTGCATCAGCATGACAGAAAATCTAACCCTATGGGAGAAGAATTCGATTATGCAGAAGAGTTCGAGAAGTTGGACTACCAGGCTCTCAAGCAGGATCTTTATGATCTCATGACAAACAGCCAAGATTGGTGGCCTGCCGACTACGGACATTACGGGCCATTATTTATCCGTATGGCTTGGCACTCCGCTGGTACATATCGTACAGGAGACGGCCGTGGTGGTGCTGGAACCGGCACACAGCGTTTTGCTCCACTTAACAGTTGGCCAGACAATGCCAACCTTGATAAAGCTCGACGCCTTCTATGGCCGATCAAGCAAAAATATGGCAACAAGATCTCTTGGGCAGACTTGTACATTCTCGCTGGTAATGCTGCTATTGAATCCATGGGCGGGAAGACGATCGGTTTTGGAGGCGGACGCGCGGACGTTTGGCATCCAGAAGAAGATATTTACTGGGGTGCTGAAAAGGAATGGCTAGGCGATAATCGTTACACCGGCGATCGTGATCTCGAGAATCCGCTTGCTGCTGTTCAAATGGGTCTGATTTATGTGAACCCCGAAGGTCCGAACGGGAATCCAGATCCGCTTGCCAGTGCTCGTGACATTCGCGAAACCTTCAAACGCATGGGAATGAACGATGAAGAAACCGTTGCACTCGTAGCAGGTGGTCATACATTTGGGAAGGCTCACGGCGCAGGAGATGCTGCTCTAGTAGGCCCAGAGCCGGAAGCTGCTCCTTTGGAAGCCATGGGCTTAGGATGGCAGAGCACACACGGTTCCGGTAAAGGTCGCGACGCCATCACCAGCGGTATTGAAGGGGCTTGGACTGCAAACCCGACACAATGGGATAATGGTTTCTTTGAACTCTTGTTCGGATATGAATGGGAGCTGACCAAAAGCCCAGCAGGTGCACATCAATGGGTTGCTGTTAATCCTGCTGATGAGCATCTTGCACCGGATGCAGAAGATGCGTCTGTGCGTGTTCCAACGATGATGACCACTGCGGATATGGCCTTGCGTATGGATCCAGCATACGAAAAGATTTCTCGTCGTTACTATGAGAATCCAGAAGAGTTTGCAGATGCATTTGCAACTGCATGGTTCAAACTCACACACCGCGACATGGGGCCTCGCTCAAGATATTTAGGCCCAGAAGTTCCAGAAGAAGATTTTATCTGGCAAGATCCTGTACCCGCTGCAGAATATGAATTAACAGATGCAGATGTAGCAGAACTGAAAACACGCATCTTAGACTCGGGCCTTACCGTCAGCGAGCTGGTAACAACGTCTTGGGCTTCCGCTAGTACCTTCCGAGGCTCGGATATGCGTGGTGGCTCGAATGGTGCTCGCATCCGTCTTGCTCCACAGAAGGAGTGGGAAGTGAATGAGCCGAAAAAACTTGAAAAGGTGCTTACGATCCTGGGAGTCATTCAAGAGGACTTTGGTAAAAAAGTCAGCATGGCCGATTTGATTGTGCTCGGCGGTAGTGCTGCAGTAGAAAAAGCTGCACAAGATGCTGGCTTTGATGTAACGGTTCCTTTTGCTCCTGGACGTGGCGATGCAACACAAGAGCAAACCGATGCAGAAAGCTTTGCTGTGCTTGAGCCAATCGCTGATGGTTTCCGGAATTATCAGAAGAAGCAATATCGCGTCAGTCCTGCGGATCTCCTGATAGACAAGGCACAGCTACTAAACCTTACTGCTCCAGAAATGACTGCACTCGTCGGCGGTATGCGTGTTATTGGCACCAACCACGGTGGCACACAACACGGTGTATTCACGGATCGTGTAGGTACACTCACGAACGACTTCTTTGTTAACTTGCTAGACATGGGCATACAGTGGAAACCTGTAGACGGAGGCGTATTTGAAGGACGTGATTCCAAAACGGGGGAAGTCGTGCGTACAGCAACTGCTGTTGACCTCGTGTTCGGTTCAAACTCTGTTCTGCGTGCCATTGCAGAAGTTTATGCGCAAGACGATAACAAAGAAAAGTTTGTGCGTGACTTCATTGCTGCATGGGTGAAGGTAATGAATGCAGATCGTTTCGATCTTAAATAA
- a CDS encoding response regulator transcription factor, translating to MIKILVVEDDIAVANLIKLNLNTANYESTVVFDGEEALNVIERDRFDLILLDVMLPKVDGFTLFEKIKPLGIPVIFLTAKSSVTDKVYGLKAGVDDYMTKPFEGIELLARIENVLRHYNKKSNIINFKDTEVYLEEMKVKKNGEMIELTLKEFELLVFLVQNKNIVLTREKIIEKIWGYDYVGETRTIDNHIQKLRKKLGWKDEIKTVFKLGYRLEE from the coding sequence ATGATAAAAATTTTAGTGGTTGAAGATGATATCGCAGTAGCAAATTTAATTAAATTGAATTTAAATACAGCAAATTATGAGAGTACAGTCGTTTTTGATGGAGAGGAAGCCCTAAATGTGATTGAAAGAGATCGTTTTGATCTCATACTTTTGGATGTGATGCTTCCGAAAGTTGATGGATTTACTTTATTCGAAAAAATTAAACCTTTAGGGATACCTGTCATTTTTTTAACTGCGAAAAGTTCGGTCACAGATAAGGTGTATGGATTAAAAGCGGGAGTAGATGACTATATGACGAAACCGTTTGAAGGAATTGAATTGCTGGCCAGGATTGAAAATGTATTACGGCATTACAATAAAAAAAGCAACATCATAAATTTTAAAGACACAGAAGTATACTTGGAAGAAATGAAGGTGAAAAAGAACGGTGAAATGATTGAGCTTACCTTGAAGGAGTTCGAATTATTGGTGTTTTTAGTGCAAAATAAAAACATCGTATTAACGAGGGAAAAAATCATAGAAAAAATTTGGGGATATGACTACGTTGGTGAGACTCGGACGATTGACAACCATATACAAAAGCTAAGAAAAAAGCTGGGATGGAAAGATGAAATTAAAACAGTATTTAAATTGGGATATAGGCTGGAGGAATAA
- a CDS encoding sensor histidine kinase, with the protein MKFWQRIFLCTLIIFEIFFVPASIYLINSSFELNLNMEIRSGISEQDRFANSLESNLYLLKVQKSSTPDAEGVGKPNIDSMIRTYLDNLGEQDVYLDVIDEKNEVIFSHFKNNKITLTNREELNIPSDKVNYIIRDLGEKTYLFIAKNIYLENNHYKLSYVKDISSVYENREDLLSLLIKLNALVSAILVIVTIIMSMFIVKPINKLIQSTRIIAGGNFSERVMVKSKDEIGLLAENFNLMAVDVEDKVNQLKRSSEDKQRFIDNLVHELRTPLTSIIGYADYLRTNKYDEETYINSLSFIYEEGKRLEKLTFKLMELIVLRKEDFELKTGKLDELFVEIKHSFIPKLNIKNIDLEISTEHLSVFMDKDLMKILLANLIDNAIKASKNNDKILLRSYKDTESKIILEVKDTGIGIPDDDINKVFEPFFMSDKSRSRANGGGLGLGLSLCKEIANIHDAEIRIESKLGEGTIIQLVFRC; encoded by the coding sequence ATGAAATTTTGGCAGAGGATATTTTTATGTACATTAATCATTTTCGAAATCTTTTTTGTACCGGCATCCATTTACCTGATTAATAGCAGCTTTGAACTCAATCTCAATATGGAGATCCGTTCCGGGATAAGTGAACAGGATCGATTTGCTAACTCTTTAGAATCAAATCTCTATCTACTTAAAGTTCAAAAATCTTCAACTCCAGATGCAGAAGGGGTTGGCAAACCAAACATAGATTCCATGATTCGTACGTACTTGGACAACCTCGGAGAACAGGATGTGTATTTAGATGTAATAGATGAAAAAAACGAAGTCATTTTTAGTCATTTTAAAAATAACAAGATAACTCTTACGAATCGAGAAGAATTAAACATCCCATCTGATAAAGTAAATTACATCATACGGGATCTAGGGGAAAAGACGTACTTATTTATAGCGAAGAATATTTATTTGGAAAATAATCACTATAAGCTTTCATACGTGAAAGATATTTCGAGTGTTTATGAAAATAGAGAAGACTTATTAAGCCTTTTAATCAAGTTAAATGCGCTTGTCTCAGCCATTTTGGTCATTGTTACCATCATCATGAGCATGTTTATCGTAAAACCGATTAATAAACTAATCCAGTCAACAAGAATAATTGCCGGCGGGAATTTCAGCGAAAGAGTCATGGTCAAATCGAAAGATGAAATCGGTTTGTTAGCGGAAAATTTCAATTTGATGGCCGTTGATGTAGAAGATAAAGTAAACCAGCTTAAAAGATCTTCAGAAGACAAGCAAAGGTTTATCGATAACCTGGTACATGAACTTCGGACTCCTTTAACTTCGATCATCGGCTATGCGGATTATTTACGAACGAATAAATACGATGAAGAGACGTATATCAACTCATTAAGCTTTATCTATGAAGAAGGAAAGCGGCTAGAGAAACTGACATTTAAGCTGATGGAGCTCATTGTTTTGCGAAAAGAAGATTTTGAGTTAAAAACGGGAAAACTTGACGAACTTTTTGTGGAAATCAAACATTCCTTTATTCCAAAGCTGAACATAAAGAATATCGATCTGGAAATATCGACGGAGCATCTGAGTGTTTTCATGGATAAGGATTTGATGAAAATTTTGCTTGCAAACCTGATAGACAATGCGATTAAAGCATCGAAGAACAACGATAAAATACTGCTACGCTCATACAAAGATACGGAGTCAAAAATTATTCTTGAAGTGAAAGATACAGGGATTGGTATTCCTGATGACGACATAAACAAAGTCTTTGAGCCCTTCTTTATGTCCGATAAATCGAGATCGAGAGCGAATGGAGGAGGCCTCGGGCTCGGGCTTTCATTATGTAAGGAGATAGCTAACATTCATGACGCTGAAATAAGAATAGAAAGTAAGCTCGGTGAAGGTACAATTATCCAATTGGTTTTTCGTTGTTAA
- a CDS encoding lipoprotein BA_5634 family protein, with product MKKVIGFLLAIVIFGGIGYGVNRFVEGPSQPVDGVLVIGTEKDANKVKELYKDNTKQAMDYKIKLVTTIKKTKRTEQEQKETGQEFETREIKYSVVTRSTAEQFVKKGILRARQEPNSTSIISDPVTSIKQLSNGQNLLYSYSDYEMKNGQIDLNGKMVPVEHVNHQMWIGYIPQADLVIVDDQTYNQLTEAESTLSLIQFENRSFDYKKKDQVNQVLQEIGNVYANSEDKVNFVDVQD from the coding sequence ATGAAAAAAGTAATAGGGTTCTTGTTGGCTATTGTCATTTTTGGAGGGATTGGATACGGTGTAAACCGATTTGTAGAAGGTCCATCACAACCGGTCGATGGCGTTCTCGTAATCGGCACAGAAAAAGATGCGAATAAGGTCAAAGAGTTGTATAAAGATAACACCAAACAAGCGATGGACTACAAAATCAAATTAGTTACAACGATAAAAAAGACGAAACGGACAGAGCAAGAGCAGAAAGAAACGGGTCAAGAATTTGAAACTAGAGAGATCAAATATTCGGTTGTTACTCGATCCACTGCTGAGCAATTCGTCAAGAAGGGGATTCTCAGAGCCAGACAAGAGCCAAACAGCACATCTATTATTTCAGACCCTGTTACCAGCATAAAACAATTATCGAATGGTCAAAATCTGCTTTACTCTTATAGTGATTATGAAATGAAGAATGGCCAAATTGATTTGAACGGCAAGATGGTACCTGTTGAGCATGTGAACCATCAGATGTGGATCGGGTATATACCACAAGCGGATCTTGTTATCGTTGACGACCAGACTTACAACCAATTAACCGAAGCAGAGTCAACGCTCTCCTTGATCCAGTTTGAAAATCGAAGCTTCGATTATAAGAAGAAAGATCAGGTGAACCAAGTCTTACAAGAAATCGGGAACGTATACGCAAACAGTGAAGACAAAGTAAACTTCGTAGACGTACAAGATTGA
- a CDS encoding ABC transporter ATP-binding protein, producing the protein MEVVRMENVVKSYGEGNSKVDALKGIHLSIQQGEFVSIVGVSGSGKSTLLHILGGLDRPTSGQVLIGDHNIYDYTDDELSIFRRRKVGFIFQFFNLIPVLNVQENIALPMLLDEEPIDMKYLDELIEILGLHERKDHLPSELSGGQQQRVSIGRALMNRPHLILADEPTGNLDTRNTKEVIDLLRLTARKYNQTIVLITHDLAIASASDRIIAIEDGTIISDQRLAAN; encoded by the coding sequence ATGGAAGTTGTACGAATGGAAAACGTAGTAAAAAGTTATGGGGAAGGAAATAGCAAGGTAGATGCGTTAAAAGGAATTCACCTTTCGATTCAGCAAGGAGAGTTTGTTTCCATTGTAGGTGTTTCCGGCTCTGGTAAAAGTACACTGCTGCATATTTTAGGCGGGTTGGATCGTCCAACTTCAGGACAAGTACTCATTGGGGATCATAATATTTACGATTATACAGATGATGAGCTTTCCATATTCAGAAGAAGAAAGGTCGGGTTTATTTTTCAATTTTTTAATTTGATCCCGGTATTGAATGTCCAGGAAAATATCGCGTTGCCCATGTTATTGGATGAGGAACCGATAGATATGAAGTATCTGGATGAACTTATTGAAATCCTGGGTCTCCATGAACGGAAAGACCACTTGCCTTCCGAATTATCGGGCGGTCAACAGCAACGGGTCTCCATCGGCAGAGCCTTAATGAATCGGCCGCATTTGATTTTGGCGGATGAGCCCACTGGGAATCTGGATACACGAAATACGAAGGAAGTCATAGATTTATTACGATTGACTGCCAGAAAATATAATCAAACCATTGTCTTGATTACTCACGATCTCGCGATTGCTTCGGCTTCTGACCGGATCATCGCGATAGAAGACGGTACGATCATTTCAGACCAACGGCTTGCTGCGAATTAG
- a CDS encoding ABC transporter permease: protein MISSYKQLSSKYLKGNMKQTILTLIGIILSVALISTVGLFMKGSQLSQIENIKKVNGFSFHLGISNYDEALLNKIKYNPQIASYGLMAQGGIVPVGNGDVSVQKNFADHSALAFLTYSLADGRLPANEHEAAVDTWTLPFMKKGLQIGDSFELDGQTYQLVGLLDNRAFTQKDKVGRFLTYKHDFAIGEGRILAEINEKADFREVIDEIKSLTKDENLVINEEMIRVLKPGSNQSILAVLVIVISIVVIATVVVIYNAFQISVVERMKQFGLLRSIGATRKQIRQIVMREAAVLAVIAIPVGLVCSIVAVAALQSIFSIILEDGAGVSFFHIDWWILFISSIITLTAVLASSYYPAFFAGRISPLLAISSRLSIKKEAIKKHKNNVLKKPLSFPMSLALKNVKRNKNRYTITILSIIISSVLFITFSSMMDIAFASKYVKNLSTKTDLSIYLKQDHEDTSAERQQILELLKSVENVSGVKEQDLHFEIDLKDKTQSLATVAHIEDSVGKKHAISIVNHIDENKVKQDSELVIKVLVYSFITVISLIGSVNILNTITISIIIRRKELAALKSIGMSQRDLKKMIIYEALIYGFFGSLQGIFFGCILSYIIYLAASGVLKVEWTIPYEACLITFVSALLISFLSVLLPLRKIQKDNLIDVIREQ from the coding sequence TTGATCAGCAGCTATAAACAATTAAGCAGCAAGTATTTAAAGGGGAATATGAAACAAACGATTTTGACCTTGATCGGAATCATACTCTCTGTCGCGTTAATTTCGACAGTCGGCCTTTTTATGAAAGGATCACAACTATCCCAAATCGAGAATATCAAGAAGGTAAACGGGTTTTCTTTTCATCTCGGTATTTCCAATTACGATGAAGCACTATTAAACAAAATCAAATATAATCCCCAAATTGCTTCGTATGGCTTGATGGCTCAGGGCGGAATCGTTCCAGTTGGAAATGGAGATGTTTCTGTTCAAAAGAATTTCGCTGATCATAGCGCATTGGCGTTTTTAACCTACAGTCTCGCTGATGGCAGATTACCAGCCAATGAGCATGAAGCAGCTGTCGATACATGGACGCTTCCTTTTATGAAAAAGGGTCTCCAGATCGGTGACTCATTTGAATTGGATGGTCAAACCTATCAACTGGTTGGTTTACTGGATAATCGGGCGTTCACTCAGAAAGATAAAGTGGGGCGTTTCCTAACCTATAAACATGATTTTGCTATCGGAGAGGGTAGGATCTTAGCCGAAATAAACGAGAAAGCCGACTTTAGAGAGGTTATAGATGAGATAAAATCACTTACGAAAGACGAGAATCTGGTTATCAATGAGGAAATGATTAGGGTTTTGAAACCGGGATCGAATCAATCGATTTTGGCCGTGCTCGTTATCGTCATCAGTATTGTTGTGATCGCGACAGTTGTGGTGATATACAACGCTTTTCAAATCAGCGTCGTAGAGCGAATGAAGCAGTTCGGCTTGCTCCGAAGCATAGGTGCTACGCGAAAGCAAATTAGACAAATCGTGATGAGAGAAGCGGCTGTGCTGGCTGTCATCGCCATACCAGTTGGACTTGTATGTAGCATAGTGGCGGTCGCTGCTCTCCAATCCATTTTCTCGATCATTTTAGAAGATGGTGCAGGTGTTTCGTTCTTTCATATCGATTGGTGGATTTTATTCATCAGTTCGATCATTACGCTGACGGCCGTACTAGCGTCCAGTTATTACCCGGCTTTTTTTGCGGGCAGAATATCTCCACTGTTGGCAATCAGCAGCAGATTATCCATAAAAAAAGAGGCGATTAAAAAACATAAGAATAACGTGTTGAAAAAACCGTTATCTTTTCCCATGAGCCTGGCTTTGAAAAATGTCAAAAGAAATAAAAATCGTTATACCATTACGATTCTATCCATCATTATATCCAGTGTCTTGTTTATTACCTTTTCGTCTATGATGGATATCGCATTTGCATCCAAATATGTGAAAAATTTATCTACGAAAACAGATCTATCCATCTATCTGAAACAAGATCATGAGGATACTTCAGCAGAAAGACAGCAAATTTTGGAGCTTTTGAAGTCAGTTGAAAATGTATCCGGAGTGAAGGAACAAGACCTCCATTTTGAAATCGATTTGAAGGATAAGACGCAATCTCTTGCAACTGTTGCTCACATCGAGGACTCTGTTGGAAAAAAACACGCCATTTCCATTGTGAATCACATTGATGAGAATAAAGTGAAGCAGGATTCGGAGCTCGTCATAAAAGTGCTGGTATACAGTTTTATCACCGTCATTTCTTTGATTGGCAGTGTCAATATCCTCAACACGATTACGATCAGCATCATCATCAGACGAAAAGAACTGGCCGCGTTAAAATCTATAGGCATGTCACAAAGGGATTTGAAAAAAATGATCATCTATGAAGCGCTGATATATGGTTTTTTTGGAAGTTTACAAGGGATCTTTTTCGGTTGTATACTTTCTTATATTATCTATTTGGCGGCTTCCGGTGTCTTGAAGGTCGAATGGACGATCCCCTACGAAGCTTGTCTCATTACGTTTGTTTCAGCTTTGCTCATCAGCTTTTTATCTGTTCTATTACCACTGAGAAAAATTCAAAAAGATAATCTTATCGATGTTATCAGGGAACAATGA
- a CDS encoding response regulator transcription factor has protein sequence MTTLHKILLVEDDEALGLAIEFSLRNEGYEVVRASSVKEAKHQFDQQPFDLAILDVGLPDGNGYDLCLHFKKLNDSSVIIFLTALDEEANVVMGLDIGGDDYITKPFRVKEFMSRVKVQLRKRGRVETSSITLVSENIKMDTNLVKAYKNQESIPLTNLEYKLLLTFMMNAHKALKRDDLLMKVSEGEDAFFDENTLSVYIKRLRAKVEDDPKNPEFIVTQRGLGYRWNKDVSRE, from the coding sequence ATGACAACCTTGCATAAAATATTGCTTGTGGAAGATGATGAGGCGCTTGGTCTAGCCATCGAATTCTCATTGAGAAATGAAGGCTATGAAGTGGTCAGAGCCTCTAGTGTAAAAGAAGCGAAACACCAGTTTGATCAACAACCTTTTGATTTGGCGATCCTGGATGTCGGTCTTCCAGATGGAAACGGCTATGATTTATGTCTGCATTTCAAAAAACTAAATGATTCATCGGTTATTATCTTCTTAACGGCCTTGGATGAAGAAGCAAATGTAGTAATGGGCCTGGATATTGGCGGGGACGATTATATAACGAAACCATTCCGAGTCAAGGAATTCATGTCCAGAGTGAAAGTGCAATTGCGCAAACGTGGGAGAGTAGAAACTTCTTCTATCACCTTAGTATCTGAAAATATAAAAATGGATACGAACCTCGTCAAGGCTTATAAAAATCAGGAAAGCATTCCATTAACCAATCTTGAATACAAGCTTCTGCTAACTTTCATGATGAACGCCCATAAAGCACTAAAAAGAGATGATCTCCTGATGAAAGTATCGGAAGGAGAAGATGCTTTTTTTGATGAAAACACGCTATCTGTATACATTAAGCGTCTAAGAGCTAAAGTGGAAGATGACCCCAAAAATCCGGAGTTTATCGTTACCCAAAGAGGATTAGGTTATCGGTGGAATAAGGATGTGAGTAGAGAGTAA
- a CDS encoding HAMP domain-containing sensor histidine kinase encodes MKNTELKRYMTILAVLLSLFTIYQFIAHQLLYDALKHDSIATWGEITARLVEQNPENEAEIMKVLTSHASNSSVYQEKGRELFRQYGLYEDLESELFPLLNKHISSHNQWMYWGLICFGLMLLGASYMQYKMVFHKIRQLTSSAKKIIDGDYSVVINENKEGDLAKLAASFRSMKNIIRKSMQDLLEEKEFLAQMLQDISHQLKTPLSTISIYNEMLLNAELSRQQQVQLLQNNEVQISRMNVLIQNLLKVAKIDANAISFDREPANLVETIDEVLDRLTSMISDKHIAIDWDAPKEIVVAHDKLWMQEALLNLLKNAIEHSKPSSTIMIQVKDTPIYTELVIQDFGEGIAPEELSHIFDRFYKATGSKKQDSTGIGLALVKAIIEAHHALMKVESEKDSFTRFTITFMKF; translated from the coding sequence ATGAAGAATACCGAATTGAAAAGGTATATGACGATACTGGCCGTTCTGTTATCACTATTTACCATTTACCAGTTTATTGCCCATCAACTGTTATATGATGCTTTGAAACACGACTCCATTGCAACCTGGGGTGAAATTACGGCTAGATTGGTTGAACAAAATCCCGAGAATGAAGCGGAAATTATGAAAGTCTTAACAAGTCACGCATCTAATTCAAGTGTGTACCAGGAAAAAGGAAGAGAGCTCTTTAGACAGTATGGATTATATGAAGATTTGGAATCAGAGCTTTTTCCCCTTTTAAATAAACATATTTCCAGCCATAATCAATGGATGTATTGGGGATTGATTTGTTTCGGTTTAATGTTGCTTGGAGCAAGCTATATGCAATACAAGATGGTCTTCCATAAAATTAGACAACTTACTTCTTCAGCAAAAAAAATAATCGATGGGGACTACTCGGTAGTCATCAATGAAAATAAGGAAGGGGATCTCGCTAAACTAGCGGCTTCCTTCCGTTCCATGAAAAATATTATTCGAAAAAGCATGCAGGATCTTCTGGAAGAGAAAGAGTTTTTAGCACAAATGCTGCAAGATATCTCCCATCAATTAAAAACGCCTCTTTCAACGATATCCATCTACAATGAGATGTTGTTGAATGCAGAACTGTCTCGTCAGCAGCAAGTTCAACTCCTGCAAAATAATGAAGTTCAAATCTCCAGAATGAATGTCTTAATACAAAATTTATTAAAAGTAGCGAAAATTGACGCCAACGCTATTTCATTTGATAGAGAGCCAGCCAATTTGGTGGAGACGATCGATGAAGTTCTAGATCGCTTGACAAGCATGATCAGTGATAAGCATATAGCGATTGACTGGGATGCGCCGAAGGAAATCGTCGTTGCCCACGATAAACTATGGATGCAGGAAGCATTGTTGAACCTGCTGAAGAATGCGATCGAGCATTCCAAACCCAGCAGTACAATCATGATTCAAGTAAAAGATACGCCGATCTATACAGAGTTGGTGATACAAGACTTTGGAGAAGGAATCGCACCTGAAGAATTATCGCATATTTTTGATCGATTCTACAAAGCAACAGGTTCGAAAAAGCAGGATTCGACTGGAATTGGATTGGCGCTAGTCAAAGCCATTATCGAAGCACATCATGCCTTGATGAAAGTGGAGAGTGAAAAAGACAGCTTTACAAGATTTACGATTACTTTCATGAAATTTTAA
- a CDS encoding DUF2809 domain-containing protein: MIPMSTCNKRSACRWRDRGAYIVAVFVVMALGLGSRAFADVLPVFVAEHFGDALWACMIYFGFRTCYAHKKISFSLWCSLAFCFAIEASQLYQADWINYFRGTTLGALVLGKGFLTADLVRYTAGASVAFLLDLAWPWRKSL, translated from the coding sequence ATGATACCTATGAGCACTTGTAACAAGCGCTCCGCGTGTCGATGGAGAGACAGGGGCGCCTATATCGTGGCCGTTTTTGTTGTTATGGCTTTGGGCTTAGGGTCCAGAGCGTTCGCTGATGTGTTGCCTGTCTTTGTAGCGGAGCATTTTGGCGATGCATTATGGGCTTGCATGATCTACTTCGGCTTTCGCACTTGTTATGCTCACAAAAAGATTTCTTTCTCGCTGTGGTGCAGCCTCGCGTTTTGCTTTGCGATCGAGGCCAGCCAATTGTATCAGGCCGATTGGATCAATTACTTCAGGGGAACAACTCTTGGGGCGTTGGTATTAGGAAAGGGCTTTTTGACGGCGGACCTTGTGCGGTACACTGCGGGAGCTTCTGTCGCTTTTCTGCTCGACCTAGCTTGGCCTTGGCGTAAGAGCTTGTGA
- a CDS encoding autorepressor SdpR family transcription factor yields MSMNYAFKALSDPTRRKILDLLREKDMTAGEIADHFQMTKPSISHHLSLLKQAQMVYDERKGQNIYYSLNTTVFQDLLKWFIQFH; encoded by the coding sequence ATGTCAATGAATTATGCATTTAAGGCACTCTCTGATCCCACAAGAAGAAAAATTCTTGACCTGTTGAGGGAGAAAGATATGACGGCTGGAGAAATAGCTGACCATTTTCAAATGACAAAGCCCAGCATCTCCCACCACCTCAGTTTGTTGAAACAGGCACAAATGGTTTACGACGAACGAAAAGGGCAAAACATCTACTACTCACTGAATACGACTGTTTTTCAAGACTTATTAAAATGGTTTATCCAATTTCATTAG